The Sporosarcina ureae genome includes a region encoding these proteins:
- the rplA gene encoding 50S ribosomal protein L1, translated as MAKRGKKFVDAAKLVDRTATYTAQEAIELAKKTTTTNFDATVEVAFRLGIDTRKNDQQIRGAVVLPNGTGKTQRVLVFAKGDKVKEAEAAGADYVGDAELIAKIQQGWFDFDVIVATPDMMGEVGKIGRVLGPKGLMPNPKTGTVTFDVTKAVEEIKAGKVEYRADKAGIIHAPIGKVSFDNEKLEENFLTIFDTIQKAKPAAAKGTFMKSVNVTTTMGPAVKVDPSSVTVKK; from the coding sequence ATGGCTAAAAGAGGTAAAAAATTCGTAGATGCGGCGAAGCTTGTAGATCGCACAGCTACGTACACTGCGCAAGAAGCAATTGAACTTGCTAAAAAGACAACTACTACTAATTTTGATGCAACAGTTGAAGTGGCTTTCCGTCTAGGTATTGATACACGTAAAAACGATCAGCAAATCCGTGGAGCAGTAGTGCTTCCAAACGGTACTGGTAAAACTCAACGCGTATTAGTATTCGCTAAAGGTGATAAAGTTAAAGAAGCAGAAGCTGCAGGCGCGGATTACGTAGGCGACGCAGAACTAATTGCTAAAATTCAACAAGGTTGGTTCGATTTCGACGTAATCGTTGCTACACCTGATATGATGGGCGAAGTGGGTAAGATTGGTCGCGTTCTTGGACCAAAAGGTCTTATGCCGAACCCGAAAACAGGTACAGTAACATTTGACGTAACGAAAGCTGTTGAAGAAATCAAAGCAGGTAAAGTTGAATACCGTGCGGACAAAGCTGGAATTATCCACGCGCCAATCGGGAAAGTATCTTTCGATAACGAAAAATTGGAAGAAAACTTCTTAACAATCTTTGATACGATTCAAAAAGCTAAACCAGCAGCAGCAAAAGGAACATTCATGAAATCAGTAAACGTTACGACAACTATGGGTCCTGCTGTTAAAGTAGATCCGTCAAGCGTTACTGTTAAAAAATAA
- the rplJ gene encoding 50S ribosomal protein L10, producing the protein MSKILEAKQAVVSEVAEKLQGAASVVVVDYRGLTVAQVTELRKQLREAGIEFKVYKNSMVRRATVVAGLESLNENLTGPNAIAFSTEDAIAPAKILNEFAKKNEKLEIKAGVIEGNVASAEEMKALATLPSRDGLLSMLLSVLQAPVRNFALATKAVAEQKEEQGA; encoded by the coding sequence ATGAGCAAAATTTTAGAAGCTAAACAAGCGGTCGTTTCAGAAGTTGCAGAGAAGTTACAAGGAGCAGCATCTGTAGTAGTTGTCGATTACCGTGGTCTTACGGTTGCACAAGTTACAGAATTGCGTAAACAACTTCGTGAAGCAGGCATTGAGTTTAAAGTGTATAAAAACTCTATGGTGCGTCGTGCAACTGTAGTTGCTGGACTAGAAAGCTTGAACGAAAACCTTACAGGTCCAAACGCTATAGCGTTCTCCACAGAAGATGCAATAGCGCCAGCTAAAATCTTGAATGAATTTGCTAAAAAGAACGAAAAGCTTGAAATTAAAGCGGGTGTGATCGAAGGAAACGTTGCATCAGCTGAAGAAATGAAAGCATTGGCTACTCTACCGTCTCGCGATGGTCTACTATCTATGCTACTCAGCGTTCTTCAAGCGCCAGTACGAAACTTTGCACTTGCTACAAAAGCAGTTGCAGAACAAAAAGAAGAGCAAGGTGCTTAA
- a CDS encoding class I SAM-dependent methyltransferase, translated as MGEHYYSKNPQVSSAPKQWKAEIRNKVFSFTTDAGVFSKGGIDEGSKLLAETFKEPTIRGDLLEIGCGYGPIALSIASEFPKRLVHMVDVNERALVLSKTNAQQNQITNVQIYESSGVDQVQSNDFAAIITNPPIRAGKRTVFSFYDGAYAKLASGGELWVVIQKKQGAPSTVDHLKKLFGNVDTVAKKKGYFILVAKKD; from the coding sequence ATGGGAGAGCATTATTATTCGAAAAATCCTCAAGTTTCAAGTGCCCCCAAGCAATGGAAAGCTGAGATTCGTAATAAAGTCTTTTCTTTTACAACGGATGCTGGCGTATTCAGTAAAGGTGGCATAGATGAAGGATCAAAATTACTCGCTGAAACGTTTAAAGAACCAACCATCAGGGGAGACTTGTTGGAAATAGGTTGCGGCTATGGGCCGATCGCGTTGTCTATTGCGTCGGAATTCCCTAAACGGCTTGTCCATATGGTGGACGTTAATGAGCGGGCATTGGTTCTATCTAAAACAAATGCGCAGCAAAACCAGATCACGAATGTACAAATTTATGAAAGTAGTGGAGTCGATCAAGTTCAATCTAACGACTTTGCTGCAATTATAACGAATCCGCCTATCAGAGCGGGTAAGCGTACGGTCTTTTCGTTCTACGACGGTGCTTATGCAAAACTGGCTTCAGGTGGGGAGTTATGGGTTGTCATTCAAAAGAAGCAAGGAGCACCGTCTACGGTGGATCACTTGAAGAAATTGTTTGGTAATGTGGATACGGTTGCTAAGAAAAAAGGCTACTTTATTTTGGTGGCCAAAAAAGATTGA
- the rpoB gene encoding DNA-directed RNA polymerase subunit beta, producing the protein MNELTGHLVQYGQHRQRRSFARIKEVLDLPNLIEIQTASYEWFLEEGLREMFRDISPIQDFTGNLSLEFIDYKLGEPKYPVDESKERDVTYAAPLRVKVRLHNQETGDVKEQDVFMGDFPLMTENGTFIINGAERVIVSQLVRSPSVYYNDKTDKNGKRGFGATVIPNRGAWLEYETDAKDVVHVRIDRTRKLPITVLLRALGFSTDQEIIDLIGDNEYLRNSLEKDNTETSEKAMLEIYERLRPGEPPTLDSARSLLYSRFFDPKRYDLANVGRYKMNKKLHLQNRLFNQTAAETLVDPETGEILVEKDQLIDRRTLDKLLPFLSQGINTESIEHVGSILEEPMVIQTLKIYAPKSEEKQVINVISNAEVDESIKHITPSDIVASISYFFNLLHGVGHTDDIDHLGNRRLRSVGELLQNQFRIGLSRMERVVKERMSINDTQSIVPQQLINIRPVIASIKEFFGSSQLSQFMDQTNPLAELTHKRRLSALGPGGLTRERAGMEVRDVHYSHYGRMCPIETPEGPNIGLINSLSTFAKVNRFGFIETPYRKVDPETNRVTSQIDYLTADIEDNYVVAQANALLEEDGSFTNEGVVGRFQGDNTVFRREQMDYMDVSPKQVVSAATACIPFLENDDSNRALMGANMQRQAVPLLNPEAPLVGTGMEHISARDSGAAVVSKYHGIVEHVEAKEIRIRRIEEVGGKEVKGDLVVCRLSKFIRSNQGTCYNQRPIVKVGDRVKPLDILADGPSMEQGELALGRNVLTAFMTWDGYNYEDAIIMSERLVKDDVFTSVHIEEYESEARDTKLGPEEITRDIPNVGEDALRNLDDRGIIRIGAEVRDGDILVGKVTPKGVTELTAEERLLHAIFGEKAREVRDTSLRVPHGAGGIVLDVKVFNREDGDELSPGVNQLVRVYIVQKRKISVGDKMAGRHGNKGVISRILPESEMPFLPDGTPIDVMLNPLGVPSRMNIGQVLEMHLGMAARSLGIHTASPVFDGANEEDVWNTMEEAGMNRDGKTMLYDGRSGEPFDNRVSVGVMYLIKLAHMVDDKLHARSTGPYSLVTQQPLGGKAQFGGQRFGEMEVWALEAYGAAYTLQEILTVKSDDVVGRVKTYEAIVKGDSVPQPGVPESFKVLIKELQSLGLDVKMLTEEFEEIELRDLDDEEDLQPTDALNLMKEDQPIA; encoded by the coding sequence GTGAATGAGTTGACAGGTCATTTAGTTCAGTATGGTCAACATCGTCAGCGTAGAAGTTTCGCGCGAATCAAAGAAGTACTCGATCTGCCGAATTTGATTGAAATTCAAACGGCATCTTACGAGTGGTTCTTAGAAGAGGGGTTACGTGAAATGTTCCGGGATATTTCGCCTATCCAGGATTTCACAGGTAACTTATCTTTGGAATTTATCGATTACAAACTGGGTGAACCAAAATATCCAGTAGACGAATCAAAAGAGCGCGATGTGACATATGCCGCACCACTTCGTGTAAAAGTACGTCTTCATAACCAAGAAACTGGCGATGTGAAGGAACAAGACGTTTTCATGGGAGATTTCCCACTTATGACGGAAAACGGAACATTCATTATAAACGGAGCAGAGCGTGTTATCGTTTCACAGCTCGTTCGTTCGCCAAGTGTTTACTATAATGATAAGACGGACAAAAATGGTAAGCGTGGATTTGGCGCTACTGTTATTCCGAATCGTGGAGCGTGGCTGGAATATGAAACAGATGCAAAAGACGTAGTACATGTCCGTATCGACCGTACTCGTAAGTTGCCAATCACTGTTTTATTGCGTGCGTTAGGCTTCTCTACTGATCAAGAAATCATCGACTTAATCGGTGATAATGAGTATTTACGGAACTCATTGGAAAAAGATAATACCGAGACTTCAGAAAAAGCGATGCTTGAAATTTATGAGCGACTTCGTCCAGGTGAACCACCAACACTAGACAGCGCAAGAAGTCTTTTGTATTCACGTTTCTTCGATCCGAAGCGCTATGATTTGGCGAATGTCGGTCGTTATAAAATGAATAAGAAGCTTCACTTGCAAAATCGACTGTTCAATCAAACAGCTGCTGAGACACTTGTCGATCCTGAAACAGGTGAGATTTTAGTGGAGAAAGATCAGCTGATCGACCGACGTACATTGGATAAATTACTACCGTTTTTATCTCAAGGTATCAATACTGAGTCGATCGAACATGTAGGGTCTATATTGGAAGAGCCAATGGTGATTCAAACGCTAAAGATTTACGCGCCGAAAAGTGAAGAAAAACAAGTAATAAATGTTATTTCTAATGCGGAAGTAGACGAGTCTATTAAACATATTACCCCGTCTGATATCGTTGCTTCTATTAGCTATTTCTTTAATCTCTTGCATGGTGTAGGACACACGGATGATATTGACCATCTTGGTAATCGCCGTTTGCGTTCTGTTGGTGAATTGCTTCAAAACCAATTCCGTATCGGTCTTTCCCGTATGGAACGTGTAGTTAAAGAGAGAATGTCCATCAACGACACGCAATCTATAGTGCCTCAGCAACTGATTAATATTCGTCCTGTTATTGCATCAATTAAAGAGTTTTTCGGAAGCTCACAGCTTTCTCAGTTTATGGACCAAACAAATCCATTGGCTGAATTGACACATAAGCGTCGTCTATCTGCACTAGGACCTGGTGGTTTGACTCGTGAACGAGCAGGTATGGAAGTTCGTGACGTTCACTACTCTCACTATGGTCGTATGTGTCCGATTGAAACGCCAGAGGGACCGAACATTGGTCTAATTAACTCGTTGTCTACATTTGCGAAAGTGAATCGATTTGGTTTCATTGAGACGCCTTATCGTAAAGTAGATCCTGAAACGAATCGTGTTACTTCGCAAATCGATTATCTAACAGCAGATATTGAAGATAACTATGTAGTGGCACAGGCAAACGCGCTGCTTGAAGAAGACGGATCCTTTACTAATGAAGGCGTGGTAGGACGTTTCCAAGGGGATAACACTGTATTCCGCCGCGAACAAATGGACTATATGGACGTCTCACCTAAGCAAGTTGTGTCGGCAGCTACTGCATGTATTCCATTCTTAGAAAATGATGACTCTAACCGTGCGCTAATGGGTGCAAACATGCAACGTCAAGCGGTTCCTTTATTAAATCCTGAAGCACCTCTTGTTGGTACGGGTATGGAACATATTTCTGCACGTGATTCAGGAGCAGCAGTTGTTTCTAAATACCACGGTATCGTAGAACACGTAGAAGCGAAGGAGATTCGTATTCGTCGTATTGAAGAAGTAGGCGGTAAAGAAGTCAAGGGCGACCTTGTTGTTTGTCGTTTATCTAAATTCATTCGTTCGAACCAAGGGACTTGCTATAACCAACGTCCGATTGTGAAAGTTGGCGATCGTGTAAAGCCGCTTGATATTCTCGCAGACGGACCGTCGATGGAACAGGGAGAACTTGCACTCGGTCGTAACGTTCTAACTGCATTCATGACATGGGATGGCTATAACTATGAAGATGCGATTATCATGAGTGAACGTCTGGTAAAAGATGATGTATTCACATCTGTTCATATTGAAGAGTATGAGTCGGAAGCACGTGATACAAAGCTTGGGCCAGAGGAAATCACGCGTGATATTCCAAATGTCGGAGAAGACGCTTTGCGCAACTTGGACGACAGAGGAATTATCCGTATCGGTGCAGAGGTTCGCGATGGCGATATCTTGGTCGGTAAAGTAACGCCTAAGGGAGTTACGGAATTGACTGCCGAAGAACGTCTTCTGCACGCAATCTTTGGGGAAAAAGCACGCGAAGTTCGCGATACATCATTACGTGTACCTCACGGGGCAGGCGGAATCGTTCTGGACGTTAAAGTCTTTAACCGTGAAGATGGCGATGAGTTATCTCCAGGAGTTAACCAGTTAGTGCGTGTATATATCGTACAGAAACGTAAAATCTCTGTCGGAGATAAGATGGCAGGACGCCACGGTAACAAAGGTGTTATTTCTCGGATCTTACCCGAGTCGGAAATGCCGTTCTTGCCAGACGGTACACCGATCGATGTCATGTTGAATCCACTTGGTGTTCCATCACGTATGAATATCGGACAGGTCCTTGAAATGCATCTCGGTATGGCTGCACGTAGTCTAGGTATTCACACTGCTTCTCCTGTATTTGACGGTGCGAACGAGGAAGATGTTTGGAACACAATGGAAGAAGCTGGTATGAACCGTGACGGTAAAACCATGTTGTACGATGGCCGTTCAGGTGAACCATTTGATAACCGCGTGTCAGTCGGCGTTATGTACTTGATTAAACTTGCCCACATGGTAGACGATAAGTTGCACGCGCGTTCTACTGGACCATACTCACTCGTTACACAGCAACCACTTGGTGGTAAAGCCCAATTCGGTGGACAACGTTTCGGGGAGATGGAAGTATGGGCACTAGAAGCTTATGGTGCTGCTTATACATTGCAAGAAATCTTAACAGTCAAATCTGATGACGTCGTAGGTCGTGTGAAAACATATGAAGCGATTGTCAAAGGGGATAGCGTTCCTCAACCAGGAGTACCTGAATCATTTAAAGTACTAATCAAAGAGCTTCAAAGTTTAGGGTTAGACGTGAAAATGTTGACGGAAGAATTTGAGGAAATTGAGCTGCGAGATCTAGATGATGAAGAAGATTTGCAACCAACTGACGCATTGAACTTGATGAAAGAAGATCAACCGATCGCCTAA
- the rplK gene encoding 50S ribosomal protein L11, which produces MAKKVTKVVKLQIPAGKANPAPPVGPALGQAGVNIMGFCKEFNARTADQAGLIIPVEISVFEDRSFTFITKTPPAAVLLKVAANVQKGSGEPNKNKVATVKRDKVREIAEQKMPDLNAASVEAAMAMVEGTARSMGFKIED; this is translated from the coding sequence GTGGCTAAAAAAGTTACTAAAGTAGTGAAATTGCAAATTCCAGCTGGTAAAGCAAATCCAGCGCCACCGGTAGGGCCGGCATTAGGTCAAGCAGGTGTTAACATTATGGGATTCTGTAAAGAATTTAACGCTCGTACAGCAGATCAAGCTGGTCTAATTATTCCAGTTGAAATCTCAGTATTCGAGGACCGTTCATTTACATTCATCACAAAAACTCCGCCAGCAGCAGTTTTGCTGAAGGTTGCAGCAAACGTTCAAAAGGGTTCAGGTGAGCCTAATAAAAACAAAGTTGCTACGGTTAAGCGTGATAAAGTTAGAGAAATCGCAGAACAAAAGATGCCAGACTTAAACGCGGCGTCAGTTGAAGCGGCGATGGCAATGGTCGAAGGTACTGCTCGCAGTATGGGATTCAAAATCGAAGACTGA
- the rplL gene encoding 50S ribosomal protein L7/L12 — protein sequence MTNAQILDAIKEMTILELNDLVKAIEEEFGVTAAAPVAAAGAVAEAAEEQTEFDVILASAGDQKIKVIKAVREITGLGLKEAKALVDEAPKAVKEAASKEEAEEMKAKLEEVGASIEIK from the coding sequence ATGACTAATGCACAAATTTTAGACGCAATTAAAGAAATGACAATTCTTGAACTAAACGACCTTGTTAAAGCAATCGAAGAAGAATTCGGCGTAACAGCAGCAGCACCAGTTGCAGCAGCTGGAGCAGTTGCAGAAGCAGCTGAAGAGCAAACTGAATTCGATGTAATCCTTGCATCAGCTGGAGATCAAAAGATCAAAGTTATCAAAGCTGTTCGTGAAATCACTGGCCTAGGATTGAAAGAAGCTAAAGCTCTTGTAGACGAAGCTCCTAAAGCTGTTAAAGAAGCAGCTTCTAAAGAAGAAGCAGAAGAAATGAAAGCTAAACTTGAAGAAGTTGGCGCATCTATAGAAATTAAGTAA
- the rpoC gene encoding DNA-directed RNA polymerase subunit beta' — translation MIDVNNFEYMKIGLASPDKIRSWSYGEVKKPETINYRTLKPEKDGLFCERIFGPTKDWECHCGKYKRVRYKGVVCDRCGVEVTRQKVRRERMGHIELAAPVTHIWYFKGIPSRMGLILDMTPRALEEIIYFASYVVVEPADTPLERKQLLSEKEYRLYREKYGSKFQAAMGAEAIEQLLRAIDLDKETDSLKEELKTVQGQRRTRAIRRLEVVESFRNSGNRPEWMVLEVLPVIPPELRPMVQLDGGRFATSDLNDLYRRVINRNNRLKRLLDLGAPGIIVQNEKRMLQEAVDALVDNGRRGRPVTGPGNRPLKSLSHMLKGKQGRFRQNLLGKRVDYSGRSVIVVGPNLKMYQCGLPKEMAIELFKPFVMKELVERNLAHNIKSAKRKIERLHSEVWDVLEDVIKEHPVLLNRAPTLHRLGIQAFEPILVEGRAITLHPLVCTAYNADFDGDQMAVHVPLSAEAQAEARLLMLAAQNILNPKDGKPVVTPSQDMVLGNYYLTVERKNAAGEGSVFSDPNEALIAYQTGHVHLHSRIAVQAGSINNPTFTDKQNSQLLLTTVGKIIFNEILPETFPYINEPTNENLQVETPEKYFIDGTVNVKEHLQEAELITPFKKAILGEIIAEIFRRFHITETSRMLDRMKNLGFKYSTRAGITIGISDIVVLPNKAEILNEAQEKVDKVTQQFRRGLITEEERYDRVISYWSHAKDVIQNKLMDSLDIENPIFMMSDSGARGNASNFTQLAGMRGLMANPAGRIIELPIKSSFREGLTVLEYFISTHGARKGLADTALKTADSGYLTRRLVDVAQDVIVREEDCGTDRGLAITALTEGNEMIETLFERIEGRHTKKTIKHPETGEVILAKNGLITADIANVVIQAGIEEVTIRSAFTCNTKHGVCKKCYGINLATGETVEVGEAVGIIAAQSIGEPGTQLTMRTFHTGGVAGDDITQGLPRIQEIFESRNPKGVAVISEIAGTVVEIDEIREGMKEITIEGEVETRKYSTLYNARLSVEVGDVVERGQTITEGSIDPKQLIVIKDVSTVQEYLLKEVQKVYRMQGVEIGDKHVEVMVRQMLRKVRVIEAGDTDLLPGSLLDIHQFSEANAKVLLAGKVPATSRPVILGITKASLETESFLSAASFQETTRVLTDAAIKGKTDELLGLKENVIIGKLVPAGTGMQRYRQITMERDEVEETITAE, via the coding sequence TTGATAGATGTTAATAATTTTGAGTATATGAAAATTGGCCTTGCTTCACCTGACAAGATTCGTTCTTGGTCTTATGGAGAAGTGAAAAAACCTGAAACTATTAATTACCGTACACTAAAACCGGAGAAAGACGGATTGTTCTGCGAGAGAATATTCGGTCCAACGAAAGACTGGGAATGTCACTGCGGTAAATACAAACGAGTTCGTTACAAGGGTGTCGTTTGTGACCGTTGTGGAGTAGAAGTAACGCGCCAAAAAGTACGTCGTGAACGAATGGGTCACATCGAGCTTGCGGCACCTGTCACGCACATTTGGTACTTCAAAGGGATTCCTAGCCGTATGGGCTTAATTTTGGACATGACACCGCGTGCGTTGGAGGAGATTATTTACTTCGCGTCTTACGTAGTTGTCGAACCGGCAGATACACCACTTGAGCGCAAGCAATTGCTCTCTGAAAAAGAATACCGTCTATACCGTGAAAAGTATGGTTCTAAATTCCAAGCTGCAATGGGTGCAGAAGCAATCGAGCAACTACTTCGTGCAATTGACTTGGATAAAGAAACGGATTCATTAAAAGAAGAGTTGAAAACAGTACAAGGTCAGCGTCGTACGCGTGCAATCCGACGTCTAGAAGTTGTAGAATCATTCCGAAACTCTGGAAATCGTCCGGAATGGATGGTGTTGGAAGTACTACCTGTCATTCCTCCTGAATTGCGTCCGATGGTCCAGCTAGATGGTGGACGTTTTGCAACATCTGATTTAAATGATCTTTATCGTAGGGTTATTAACCGGAATAACCGCCTAAAGCGACTATTGGATCTGGGAGCGCCTGGTATTATCGTTCAGAACGAGAAGCGTATGCTTCAAGAAGCAGTAGATGCACTTGTAGACAATGGCCGTCGTGGAAGACCTGTAACAGGTCCAGGTAACCGACCATTGAAATCCCTTTCTCATATGCTAAAAGGTAAGCAAGGGCGTTTCCGTCAAAACTTACTTGGTAAACGTGTAGACTACTCTGGCCGTTCGGTTATCGTAGTAGGTCCTAACTTAAAAATGTACCAATGTGGTCTGCCTAAGGAAATGGCGATCGAGCTATTTAAGCCATTTGTCATGAAAGAGTTAGTAGAACGCAACTTGGCGCATAACATTAAGAGTGCGAAACGAAAGATTGAACGCCTTCATTCTGAAGTATGGGATGTACTGGAAGACGTCATAAAAGAACACCCAGTACTTCTTAACCGGGCACCGACGCTTCACCGTCTAGGTATCCAAGCATTCGAACCGATACTGGTTGAAGGACGCGCTATTACGTTGCACCCGCTCGTATGTACAGCTTATAACGCTGACTTTGATGGTGACCAAATGGCTGTTCACGTACCGCTATCTGCTGAAGCGCAAGCTGAGGCGCGCCTATTGATGCTGGCTGCTCAAAACATTTTGAATCCAAAAGACGGGAAGCCAGTCGTTACTCCTTCACAGGATATGGTTCTTGGAAACTATTACTTAACAGTCGAGCGTAAAAACGCAGCTGGAGAAGGTTCTGTGTTCAGTGATCCAAATGAAGCGTTAATCGCTTATCAAACAGGGCACGTTCACTTGCATTCCCGCATCGCGGTTCAGGCTGGCAGTATTAACAATCCAACATTTACAGATAAACAAAATAGTCAGCTATTGCTAACGACGGTGGGTAAAATTATTTTCAACGAGATTCTACCGGAAACGTTCCCGTACATCAACGAACCGACGAATGAAAACTTACAAGTGGAGACGCCTGAGAAGTACTTCATCGACGGTACAGTTAATGTAAAGGAACACTTGCAAGAAGCAGAACTGATCACACCATTTAAAAAAGCAATCCTTGGGGAAATTATCGCGGAAATCTTCCGTCGCTTCCACATTACAGAAACTTCTAGAATGTTGGATAGAATGAAAAACCTAGGATTTAAATATTCTACTCGCGCTGGCATCACGATTGGTATTTCCGATATTGTGGTTTTACCGAATAAAGCAGAAATACTTAATGAAGCGCAAGAAAAAGTTGATAAAGTAACGCAACAGTTCCGACGTGGTTTAATTACCGAAGAAGAACGATATGATCGTGTCATCTCTTATTGGAGCCATGCGAAAGATGTGATCCAGAATAAGCTAATGGATTCATTGGATATTGAAAACCCAATCTTCATGATGAGTGACTCTGGAGCTCGTGGTAACGCATCAAACTTTACACAGCTAGCTGGTATGCGTGGACTAATGGCCAACCCGGCTGGACGGATTATTGAACTTCCGATCAAGTCTTCTTTCCGTGAAGGTCTGACGGTACTCGAGTACTTTATCTCGACACACGGTGCGCGTAAAGGTCTTGCTGATACAGCATTGAAGACTGCCGACTCAGGATACTTGACTCGTCGTCTCGTAGATGTAGCGCAAGATGTCATTGTTCGTGAAGAAGATTGCGGAACCGATCGTGGTCTGGCAATCACAGCATTAACCGAAGGAAATGAAATGATCGAAACATTGTTCGAGCGGATTGAAGGTCGACACACGAAGAAGACGATCAAGCATCCTGAAACAGGTGAAGTCATTCTTGCGAAAAACGGATTGATCACTGCAGATATAGCTAACGTAGTAATTCAAGCAGGCATTGAAGAAGTGACAATTCGTTCGGCATTTACTTGTAATACAAAACACGGCGTATGTAAAAAATGTTACGGTATCAACTTAGCTACTGGTGAAACGGTAGAAGTAGGAGAAGCAGTGGGAATCATTGCGGCACAATCTATCGGAGAACCAGGAACGCAGTTAACGATGCGTACATTCCACACAGGTGGAGTAGCCGGAGACGATATTACACAAGGTCTTCCACGTATTCAGGAGATTTTCGAATCCCGGAATCCGAAAGGTGTAGCGGTTATTTCTGAGATTGCAGGTACTGTAGTTGAAATTGATGAAATTCGCGAAGGCATGAAAGAAATCACTATTGAAGGTGAAGTGGAAACACGTAAATATTCTACGTTGTACAATGCGCGTTTAAGCGTAGAAGTTGGCGATGTGGTTGAACGCGGACAAACTATTACCGAAGGTTCTATTGATCCTAAACAATTAATCGTAATAAAGGACGTTTCAACTGTACAAGAGTATCTGTTGAAAGAAGTTCAAAAAGTTTACCGAATGCAAGGTGTAGAGATTGGTGATAAGCACGTTGAAGTAATGGTACGTCAAATGCTTCGTAAAGTTCGAGTAATTGAAGCGGGAGATACTGATCTTCTTCCAGGTTCATTACTGGATATCCACCAATTCTCTGAAGCGAACGCAAAAGTGTTGTTAGCAGGCAAAGTTCCGGCTACTTCACGTCCGGTTATTCTCGGAATTACGAAAGCTTCACTTGAAACTGAGTCATTCTTGTCGGCCGCATCGTTCCAGGAAACAACAAGAGTTCTTACGGATGCAGCGATTAAAGGTAAGACAGATGAGTTGCTAGGACTGAAAGAAAACGTCATTATTGGTAAGTTGGTCCCTGCAGGTACTGGAATGCAGAGATACCGCCAAATTACAATGGAACGTGATGAAGTAGAAGAAACTATTACAGCTGAATAA
- the secE gene encoding preprotein translocase subunit SecE, whose protein sequence is MGKITDFLKKVVSEMRKVSWPKRKELTKYTVVVISTVIFMAVYFFVVDLGISGVMKWYTNL, encoded by the coding sequence ATGGGCAAGATTACCGATTTTTTGAAAAAAGTCGTTTCGGAAATGCGGAAAGTAAGCTGGCCGAAACGTAAAGAATTAACAAAGTATACCGTAGTCGTTATTTCGACGGTTATTTTCATGGCGGTTTATTTCTTTGTAGTGGATCTAGGCATCTCCGGAGTAATGAAATGGTACACTAATCTGTAG
- the nusG gene encoding transcription termination/antitermination protein NusG → MDKNWYVVHTYSGYENKVKANLEKRVETMGMSDKIFRVVIPEEEETDIKDGKKKTVMRKTFPGYVLVELIMTDDSWYVVRNTPGVTGFIGSSGGGAKPTPLLPEEVEFILKQMGVKEQRVDVDFGVGESVTVLEGPFAHFEGKVEEIETDKGKVIVSVDMFGRETKMELSFDQVEKMD, encoded by the coding sequence ATGGATAAAAATTGGTACGTTGTGCATACGTACTCAGGGTATGAGAACAAAGTTAAGGCGAATCTTGAAAAACGTGTCGAGACAATGGGCATGTCAGACAAAATATTCCGTGTCGTCATTCCAGAAGAAGAAGAGACGGATATTAAAGATGGTAAAAAGAAGACTGTTATGCGTAAAACGTTTCCGGGCTATGTCTTGGTAGAATTGATCATGACAGATGATTCTTGGTACGTTGTTCGCAATACACCGGGTGTTACTGGGTTTATTGGTTCTTCGGGTGGGGGAGCAAAGCCTACTCCGTTGTTGCCGGAAGAAGTAGAATTCATCCTAAAACAAATGGGTGTAAAAGAACAGCGTGTAGATGTCGACTTCGGCGTAGGCGAAAGTGTGACGGTGCTTGAAGGGCCGTTTGCTCACTTTGAAGGTAAGGTAGAAGAGATCGAAACGGACAAAGGTAAAGTCATTGTGAGCGTCGATATGTTCGGACGCGAAACGAAGATGGAGCTTTCGTTCGACCAAGTAGAAAAAATGGATTGA